In the Grus americana isolate bGruAme1 unplaced genomic scaffold, bGruAme1.mat scaffold_91, whole genome shotgun sequence genome, ctttctgagtgtctttctttttcctaccagcCCAAACACTCACCCCGCATCCTTCTCCTACCActgcagaagctaaaaatgGGGTGAACCACGAGAGCAACGCGATGGACTTAAGCAAGGTGAGACGCTCGTAGCTATCTTATGCCTTTAGGGCCAGATTTGGTCTTGCAAATTTGGCTGCAGAGTGctgagggctttgcttttggggtatTTGCCTGAAAATCGCTTGTTGTGCCTAGgcgcagctgcatttcatgaagaaaattcccACCGGGGCTGAAGCATCCAACGTGCTCGTAGGAGAGCTGGATTTCCTTCGCCAGCCCATCGTGGCATTTGTCCGCCTGACCCCGGCTGTCCTCCTCTCGGGCATGACGGAAGTTCCCATCCCAACAAGGTCTGAACgagaagcacaaagattttatttcaaaaaacccccacccaacgAAAGAACATCAAGGTGCATGCATCAGTTTGGCGTCCCAAGGGaacaagggcagggggagcgaggacatttctcccactcgcatcccttccctgctgtgtctttcaaaccccttggccaattttaatgaaaattggcccaaaaattaaatttgccatcGGTTTTGGTGAATTTCAAATTCCTGGCGGAGTCGGTGAGCCTACGTGTCCCCTCTGGAGCtgcgctcggggctgggggctcccagggATTTCCTTGGGTGTCCTTTGAGCAAGGACACGTTCTTCTCGctcattgtgtttttcttgcccaggttcctgtttgttttgcttggaccagaaggcaaagcccatcAGTACCATGAGATCGGCAGGTCCATGGCTACTATCATGACGGATGAGGTGCGAGAAGAGAGAATTCCGGGtcacttttggttttcttcagctctctgcagtagtgaggaagaggatttgcttcccaactgcccacacctctccagaTAGCCCACCCCTCGTTCACACGCCGAAGCAAACGCACGGATTTGTATCACCCCACCTCTTGGAGGTTGAAATCCCACCCGGTGTGCATCCTGCAcctccccggggtccccagcaccctgtccccagtggtGGCATTGCCAGGGCCAGTGAAACTTCCCCGCTTTAAGCAAAAGGGTATGGTGTGCCATGAGGGATGGGGACCTCGTGGAGGACATGATTACAAGTACCGTgatggacagatttttccatttgggggaatatttcctgccattacaagcaggaaatttggggaaaatgatctTGCATTTAGCCAGGAGCTTACTGTAGTGCTTAGGACATCGGAGATGGGTTGGCCTCTGAGCAGGTTGTCTCCTGTCGGCAGGTTTTCCGTGACGTTGCCTATAAAGCCGAGAACCGGGCTGACCTCGTGGCCGGCATCGACGAGTTTCTGGATCAGGTCACGGTCTTGCCGCCAGGAGAATGGGATCCATCGATCCGAATCGAGCCCCCGAAAAACGTCCCTtcgcaggtgggtgctgcggcggagggaggcgcgagggggacgggcaggccggcggccggccggccggggatGCTGTTCTGGGACCCAGATTCACCAGGTCCCAGTTTGACGCAGTCACATACCCAGACCAGAAGCCCAACAAGCCAGTGGTTACGAATCCATAGCTttggcttatttcctttttaacagggaaaaaggaagatgccaggagctctcgatgacagtgcttctcacagcaagccagagaaacacagtggtcCTGAACTGGAGCGCACGGGAAGGTGTGAGCTTTaatagtttgtggggtttgttgtttgttttttttttttctctttgcctctagaATCGGAGCGTGCACCTTCCCTTGTAGCAGTTTTCTGGGGTTAGTTGGTTCAGTGAAGGGGCTTCACATTACCAGCTcggtcccctgggctgggcaggtgagatctgggcagctgggctcagccacagcaccactgcagacagattttcttgatttggggtggaagcagctgtgtaaatacctccagggagagctctgctgcttctccaagcaagggacagttgcagtaagaggggatgggctttcaggtttggtcctttttctttttgttggagggggtttttgtgcttgcttggtttctgcCGGGTATAAAACGGCCGAaggagactgctgctggttAGCAATGAAGGTTACTGTCTGCTTGggcttgtccttctgcagcaaaaacccctctgtgtggtcttgcagggaaacagtctatttgtttttccttcctccaggctctTTGGAGGTTTGATCCTGGACGTGAAGCGCAAAGCCCCGTGGTTCTGGAGCGACTTTCGGGATGGTCTGAGCCTGCAGTGTCTggcgtccttcctcttcctcttctgtgcctgcatgtCCCCTGTCATCACCTTCGGGGGACTGCTGGGGGAGGCGACCGACGGCCACATCGTGAGCAGCTCTCTTGGGTGGCGTGGGGGAGCgcaaaactcatgcaaaatcttcgctgcagtgaatttgctttgggttttttcttctttttcccattgatttatttcctcgccgctgcctcttccctggacagAGTGCCATGGAGTCACTGCTGGGCGCATCCATGACCGGCGTGGTGTATTCCCTCTTTGCTGGCCAACCTCTCACCATCCTCGGCAGCACTGGACCTGTCCTCGTGTTCGAAAAGATCCTCtacaaattctgcaagtaaGGCCGGCTGCCGCGGCCGAGTGCCGCGAGAGCCTTCAGGAGGCACTGgtggagaaaagatgtttttctcgtctttttctcagtgagagttgttagatttcagttgttttctgtgtcgcAGACGTTGCACGCTGCTGCTTTAGTATGTGATGGTGCAAGAGCCCTTGGTCTCTGAAGGATGGAtgaggttgtttggggtttttagggttaaaatgaagcaggaagaggagaagccataaggatggggatccttGTGTTGTGATGAGTTTGATGTGAGATGAGACACCCTGATTgcaattcaatttattcttcagccccagcttgctGGTAGCAGGTGACTGGGTGCAAAATCAGCCGGGGTTTTGGTGTTAGGGCATGGGGGTGATGTGGGAGGACACCACCTTCCACAAAGGGCCCTGACCTCAATTAGCCTCCAAGGCCTTAACACAAGCtaattgttaaataacaatcatgaaataattggcctctcctcctgcaggtccgcaccctgcaccgcagccccaaggctgtCTGTAGTAGGACATGGAAAGTGCATTTACCATCTGCAGCCTTGACGTGCTCCTAAATTGCTCGTGATTTTCCCCGAAGGAAGGCACGGCTCGGCGCCTCTTCCTGGCCTTTCCAgcctttgtttgattttggtttcccAGGGAGTACGCGCTCTCCTATCTCTCTCTGCGGGCCTGCATCGGGCTGTGGACTGCCTTCTTCTGCATAGTGCTGGTGGCCACCGACGCCAGCTGTTTGGTGTGCTACATCACCCGCTTCACCGAAGAAGCCTTCGCCTCcctcatctgcatcatcttcatctacgaggctctggagaagctgagtcaCCTGCGAGAGACCTAccctgtgcacatgcacagcaagctcGACTTCCTCACCGTCTACtagtgagtttttcttttcctcctaaaaggctgctgccccttggcaggagctcagggctgcacctccattgcctttccctcaccctcgtcttggcttttctcctcccagctgtaagTGTGAGGCACCAAGCCATCCCAGCAAGGCAACCCTGCGTTTCTGGGAGAGCAACGAGATCAACGTGTCTGGCATCGCCTGGGAAAACCTCACGGTGACTGTAAGTGCCCCAAGCCACTACTTCCGCGGCCGCGGGGTCCAGGGGcgttcacattttgcaaaagtcagaGCCCTTCGGGTGATGAGGGGCTTCAGACTGTgctagtgctgctctgcaaaggcattctttaaaTCTAACGTGTGGTTTTAACCCGCTtggtcctgggaaggagagtccACCTTGTCCCCCCAACATCGTGGGTAATAACTGTCCTCCTTGACCCTGTCGCAGGACAATTTTTCTGACCAGGAGCAAGGTTAAGTGGGTGGTTTGATTCTTGTAGAAGTTGGAGGACTTAAGTTCCTGCTTGAAGGTAGTCCTTAGCTTCCTTACTTGGTTCCtaagaactccagtccttgcttgcttactcagcactgtctgtaggtccatgcataaatttgcacgtctgagcagcctctcgggctgctgttgctggaagcaaagcccAGGCATAGGATGGGAGGCTCTTCAGGACATCTTCATCCCCTCTTGGccgtgtcctgggagcccttcgCTGGGAAGGGACGATTCGTCTCTTCTCCTTGCCTTCCGCGGCTGTCttagccctccttccctgctccctctttctctatccccaagaacttccagtgtttccttcccctcttggcGTCTTCTTCAGCCACGGTTGCCTGCCATTCGAGCGGAGGATGTGCCATGGGTCTGTGATATGGTGTCCCATCACATCTCGCCTCTCCGCTCTCCTCTGTGCGGTTCGATGTGtcacttgttcagctgctgctcattcaatataaatctccgtcagcagcagcagcagcagttacaagGTCATGGATCTTGGACCAAGATCCTCAAAAGCCCCGAGTTATCCCAGGTTTCCTTGCTGCACGTGCACTACCTTTGTGTCCTGAtgctctgtttctccaggaatgTCGGTATTTGCATGGAGAGTTTCACGGACCTGCCTGTGGACGCAATGGCCCCTACGCGCCTAATGTCCTCTTCTGGTGCtgcatcctcttcttctccacctttGTCCTGTCGAGCTTCttgaagaagtttaaaagcagccgTTACTTCCCAACCAGAGTAGGTAGAAGATGGTGgccggcagcagtctccacactcatttcccaaaatggctttcccGGAGCGCTAAGCAGTATTTGCCACCGCTTGGTCAAGCTGGGAAACATTGACCTTGAAGGCcaaactctccagcagcttggatGTCCCTCCCTCGTTTCCATGAGTGCTAAACGACCGTGGCGTTTCCCACCTGCCTCGCGACCTGCCCCCGAGCGATATTTTGCtcaggcagtgggaaaagaggTCTTCCAAAGTTGTGggggtttatttgccttttttttttttttttttttaaccttctgtgCATTATGCTCAAGGGGAAAGTTGGTTCAAATGAGGAGCTGCCAtaggaaaagacactttttcttccttttgaggaaCATACGATGCCTCAGTGCGCCTTATTCCCATTTTAGCTGTGAGCGTGGCTGCAGTGGCAGCCatctgcttccttattttttaatttttttttttacttaaggttTGAATTCAAACAACCCTCTTCCACctaattaaactctttttttttcttgtctgacaCCATCTCTCACAgagacaagcacagcaacagtagCTAACCAAGGGATTTGGCTGCATGTCCTCAGAGTGGTGGGATTTTGTTAACCAGCCTTAATGTTGTTgatgtctctcatttttccatctcatgtTGTGGCCCCCTTTGCGAtgcccctttcagctctggtttcttGCCCCAGGTGCGGTCCACAATaagtgactttgctgttttcctcaccatCGTCATCATGGTGCTCACTGACTTCATGACTGGGATCCCGTCACCGAAGCTCCACATCCCCCATACGTTCAAGGTAGGGGGGGTGTTGTGGCACGGAGCGGGTTTCAccggggcaggacagggctgagtctggaggagatgctggtggtgtgaccatctcctcctccacctccaagtgcatcgtttcctcctggaaatgagaagacagccccaaaactaggtacctgcaggagaaataactacaggtgcttgcaaagaggatgctggcactgctgagccccggggtgacgtgaaaccagggctgggagatgctgtgacacggggatggaggggaaaatccaAGCCGGTGAagtagctgggctgggagacgAGGCTGATGTGTGTGCTTTGTTGCAGCCTACCAGAGACGACCGCGGGTGGTTCATCAACCCCATAGGACCCAACCCTTGGTGGACGGTGGTGGCTGcgctcatcccagctctgctttgcaccatcTTGATATTCATGGACCAGCAGATCACGGCTCTTATCGTGAACaggaaggagcacaggctgaaggtaaggggctgcaggagacaaccCCATCCCCAACccgctctgggctgcaggtacgGGGAGAAGCTCCAATTCCAAATGCCTTGTGAAGGCATTGGTTTGGAACAACGTCAGGCAGCGTGGCAAGATGGTCTCCTGGCTTAATGATGACACAGGGAGCAAACGACAACAGGGGAGTTCAGATGAGCAATCTTTCGGAGGAGCATATTAAGCTTAGAGCGTTGTAGAAGCacgcttttgttttaaaatgtcagcagcagctggggaacgaATCATTTTGATGTGCTGCCAGGCATAACTGAGAGTCATATCTTACTCGCAAGtggtagaaatgtctttatgaatgaaaaatagtaaggtgggttttttttgttgagaaGTAGATACAAACTCCCCAAATCCACTTTGTCTGAAGTGCTGCCGGATTGTCATGCAAGGTGCTTGCGCAAAGACTGGATACATCcttatttgtttccagttcgtgttttaaattttcaagacgTCGACTTGAGCTCAAACAGGGTTGTTTGGGTCTGACTTGCGACGTTGTCCTTGCTCTTGTCCCGTGAgatgctctgtttcttgtttcgCTCCGCGCAGAAAGGATGCGGGTACCACCTGGACCTCTTCATGGTGGCCGTGATGCTGGGGGTGTGCTCCGTGATGGGGCTGCCGTGGTTTGTGGCTGCGACCGTCCTGTCCATCACCCACGTGAATAGCCTCAAAGTAGagtctggctgctcagctccaggagaaCAGCCCAAGTTTCTGGGGATACGAGAGCAGAGAGTCACTGGCTTGATGATCTTTGTGCTCATGGGCTGCTCAGTCTTCTTCACTTCGGTGTTaaaggtaagaggaaaatggaaaccaccCAACAACCGCGAGCTTTTTGGAGGTTATGCAAAACTagtcccctttctccaggcctgagtagctgtggagcagaggaggaggtgatcccaAACCTTGGGGCTCGATCCGTGGTGGGAACCACCCTCGGTTGCACTTTCCAGCCCTTCAGACCCCAGTTTGGCACGCTCGAGCCAAGCGAGCAAGCCAACTGCTtggattttcagatgtctttcaggCCCACCCGTGTTTATGGGTTACGATGAAGCGTATTTAGAGCAGtacctctgctctttcaacCAGGCAGCATGTTATCGGTTGCAATTTGTTCCCCCAGATGCCTCGGAACAGCCGTTCCCAGTAGCTAAACGCGCTGAAATCGTCCCCGTGGGCTTCCTTGCGTGTTCCTCCCACAAAGTAATCTCATCTCTAGGCTCACAGGAGGCACGCTGCTCTTGCGTGTTGCCACAAGAACAcgtacaaatgtttttctaccgTCGCAGAACGCGGCATATGGTAGCATGGGCGAAATCACCTATTTTCCTCcaacctttctggaaaacaggattattCTGATGAAGTGTAACTCAAAAGCTCAGCCTAAAGCAGAGCATTAAATCATTCGCACGCACAAAATCTCTGATGGTTAAAATGCGACACTTCTCTAACCctctggaagctggaaggcttTAGGCAATTTTAGGCAGGGACTGTAGAAGAGAGCggtaatactgaaaatgcaatttgaaaacaagaatgcactaatttctgtatttatttttggagtttATACCAATGCCTGTGCTTTATGGCGTCTTTCTCTACATGGGTGTGTCGTCGCTCAGAGGAATTCAGGTACGGCCTCTTTTACAGCGTGTTGGGTCCCTGGTATTTCATCTCTAtagaagcaggtaaaaaaagcagtggcatggggggaaaaacccctctCCGAAAGCAAgcgatcaaaatattttgtgtaagaaaaagattggaGGAGGCACAGGAGGTGTATAGGGCCGGGAGGACCGGGCAAGTTCAGGGCAGGTTACAGGAAAATGGGGGAATTCAGCGCGAAGGGAAGGCGATTTCTGTGGCTGGTGGAAATCCTTGCTGGGGGATTCAGCGTGCTGAGAAACGCTGAGAACAGAATAACGGGGAATAATTGCAGTTCGGTGGGCAGCTCTCGCGGGCAAGCCGGTTTATAGATGGAGCGGAGGGAAAATTGGGTGCTGCTCGCAGAGGAACGCGGTGGGATCCAGGATTTCTCATTGCAAGTGAGATCCTGAACACTCCCTCCGCGTCTCCCCGGGGCCAGAAACTTCtcactgttattttacagttcttcgATCGCTTGAAGCTGTTTGGGATGCCGGCGAAACACCAGCCGGATTTCATCTACCTGCGGCACGTCCCCTTGCGAAAGGTGCATTGCTTCACCATGATCCAGCTGATCTGCCTCGTCCTGCTCTGGGCCATCAAGGTGTCGCGTGCCGCCATCATCTTCCCCATGATGGTAAGAGCCGGTGCTGCTCGGCGTCGGGGTGTTTGTAGCGTCGGAGCGAGCTGTGGCATCATCTCTGACCTCGCTGCACCTTCCCTCTTATTCGTGAAGGTTTTGGCTCTCGTTTTTGTCCGGAAAGTGATGGATTTCTGCTTCTCGAAGCGAGAGCTCAGCTTTCTGGATGACCTTatgccagaaagcaagcagaagaagtTGGACGATgccaaaaatgaagccaaagaagaagaggtgaagctTGCTGGGTGCTCGGGGCCGGGCATCTCCCTCGGGCTGTGAGATTGcctctttctgccacagctcgtcttTAAATGTCGGGGCAAGATCAGAACTAAACAGAAACAGATCCTAATAGCCTGGATCACACATCGTAACCTTTTATCCTAAATTAGCAGTGAGCTTAACACTTGACTagaggtataattttaaaaatgagtcctataataaagattattattattattattattaatactaCGGAAAGGTTTACTCATAATAGCGTTTTTTAATCCCCCCAAAGTATTTGGAGTGAAAGGTCTTCACCCTGCTGCACTAATAGCTAAAGCTGCCGCAggtcaggaggagaggacagcgtGCAACGTCTTTACTGGGTGCTGAGTTTATCTCCGCTTTGATTAAAGACCGAGAACTTGATTTGTCCCTTTTCCGTCAGGAGTCCCAGAAGGtgatggaagctgctgctgcaaattggGTTCAACTGAAAGTGGGGAAGACCAGCGACTTGGAtatcccacagcaaagcagcgaCAGGTAAAGTGCCACCAAGCGCCAGGACCCCCGGCAAGATTCGTTTGAAGGTGTTTGGCACCGTCTTTATCGAGCGTCCCTCGGTAAAGCGGTCCGCTCGGcgggaaaatcaaatttctgggcagggctgccggaggcgatggcggggctctgcccctgcgcAGAGCGGCTGCACAACTCCCATTTAACCCCCAAAACTTGCATCATCAGTGACTTTAGGGTAGCAGGAGAtcctcatatttaagaaagaggtgGTGTAGGCACGACCTGTAGCAGCAGTGGCTTAGGAGCCCGCTCCAGGGCTAAACGCCAGCAAGAGCCTTTGCCTGGAGCTGTTGTTCTACAGGCTTGCCTCCCGAAACTCCTCATCCAGCAAAACCTCCGGTGCTTACGCTGAGCTTTGGTTCCCTGGGCCCCCCTGGTCCTCTTGCTGGTGCTAACGCACTTGGCGGCAGCAGTTCCCGTAATCACGGATTgcgatgtaaaatatttattgcaggacCGATCCTTCCGAGATTAATATCTGGGATGAAATGTCGAAAACGACCGTGTGGAAGACTCTCcctatgaacacagaaacagtctgaatttggggaggaaaaaggtaaaggacCGCATGCGAGCGTGACGAGACGCGCGCGTACGGTTTTCCCGTGCTTCGGCCGGCAATGCTGAGCAAACGAGCAGCGGCGAGGACGGTGGCacgccagccagctcctctctgccgcgGTGGTCCCACGAACGGGGCTCAAACCCCATCTTCCACTGATgatgctctccctttttttttttttttcattcttccccctccccagttttcATGTTTAGGAATCTTGACTTTGAAGGAGAGGAGCGAGAACGTGACTCAGGGATGTGCCAACGCGGACACggggagaaactgctttttttttttccagttggagGATTCCCATGAAAGCCATGCAGACGTCTTCAGTTATCCTTGGTGTGCTTCAGGCATTCAGTATCTCTAGACCAGCAAACTGAGGTGCACATCACGGTCAATGGGAGTTCGGTGTTGTTGAGCCTCCGGGCGTACGTGCGTGTGTTTGTTGCGGTTGCGTAGTGGTAGAGGGACTGCTACCGCTTTATCattcagtgctatttttttaatacccaattcctcctctcctttctcttttttttttccaaatataaactCATGTTTATGTTCCAAATA is a window encoding:
- the LOC129201301 gene encoding electroneutral sodium bicarbonate exchanger 1-like → MLVDLGGRGGGRWPGGRKGALRNFSLLLSKQGDDEEAVIDQGRTSNVVNIHYEKEELEGHRTLYVGVRMPLVRQSHRHHRPHSQKHREREREKDSAPTEQGYHYTPSQRVQFILGTEEDEQHVPHDLFTELDEICVKEGEDAEWKETARWLKFEEDVEDGGERWSKPYVATLSLHSLSELRSCIINGTVLLDICANSIEEIADMILGPQDQSTEFDEHVRAKVREVLLKKHHHQNEKKRNNLLPIVLSFFFLPAQTLTPHPSPTTAEAKNGVNHESNAMDLSKAQLHFMKKIPTGAEASNVLVGELDFLRQPIVAFVRLTPAVLLSGMTEVPIPTRFLFVLLGPEGKAHQYHEIGRSMATIMTDEVFRDVAYKAENRADLVAGIDEFLDQVTVLPPGEWDPSIRIEPPKNVPSQGKRKMPGALDDSASHSKPEKHSGPELERTGRLFGGLILDVKRKAPWFWSDFRDGLSLQCLASFLFLFCACMSPVITFGGLLGEATDGHISAMESLLGASMTGVVYSLFAGQPLTILGSTGPVLVFEKILYKFCKEYALSYLSLRACIGLWTAFFCIVLVATDASCLVCYITRFTEEAFASLICIIFIYEALEKLSHLRETYPVHMHSKLDFLTVYYCKCEAPSHPSKATLRFWESNEINVSGIAWENLTVTECRYLHGEFHGPACGRNGPYAPNVLFWCCILFFSTFVLSSFLKKFKSSRYFPTRVRSTISDFAVFLTIVIMVLTDFMTGIPSPKLHIPHTFKPTRDDRGWFINPIGPNPWWTVVAALIPALLCTILIFMDQQITALIVNRKEHRLKKGCGYHLDLFMVAVMLGVCSVMGLPWFVAATVLSITHVNSLKVESGCSAPGEQPKFLGIREQRVTGLMIFVLMGCSVFFTSVLKFIPMPVLYGVFLYMGVSSLRGIQFFDRLKLFGMPAKHQPDFIYLRHVPLRKVHCFTMIQLICLVLLWAIKVSRAAIIFPMMVLALVFVRKVMDFCFSKRELSFLDDLMPESKQKKLDDAKNEAKEEEESQKVMEAAAANWVQLKVGKTSDLDIPQQSSDRTDPSEINIWDEMSKTTVWKTLPMNTETV